In one window of Dyella thiooxydans DNA:
- a CDS encoding response regulator, whose amino-acid sequence MTSTETDKCGTSGQQTHVLVVDDDSEIALLLKRYLAAQGFAVSIVGSGREMLARLAETAVDLILLDLGLPGEDGLDLTRHLHEHWHGPVIIVTGRGDSVDRIVGLELGADDYVTKPFELRELLARIRSVLRRVGERPRNNEAQPTTYRFAGYRLEAHSRTLTTDAGQPVALTNGEYELLQVFVTHPNRVLSRDELMNHLYGRDSGPFDRAVDVQVGRLRRKIEPDPAAPTLIKSVRGAGYMFSDTVQRE is encoded by the coding sequence GTGACGTCGACAGAAACCGACAAGTGCGGGACGTCCGGCCAGCAGACGCACGTGTTGGTGGTCGATGACGACAGCGAGATCGCGTTGCTGCTCAAGCGCTATCTCGCCGCCCAAGGCTTCGCGGTCAGCATCGTCGGCTCCGGTCGGGAGATGCTTGCCCGACTCGCAGAGACCGCGGTCGACCTGATCCTGCTCGACCTCGGCCTGCCCGGCGAGGACGGTCTCGACCTCACCCGGCATCTGCACGAGCACTGGCACGGACCGGTGATCATCGTCACCGGGCGCGGGGATTCGGTCGACCGCATCGTCGGGCTGGAACTCGGCGCCGACGACTACGTCACCAAGCCGTTCGAGCTGCGCGAGCTGCTGGCGCGCATCCGCAGCGTGCTGCGCCGTGTCGGCGAGCGCCCGCGGAACAACGAAGCGCAGCCGACCACCTATCGCTTCGCGGGCTACCGCCTGGAAGCCCACAGCCGCACGCTGACGACCGATGCCGGCCAGCCGGTCGCACTCACCAACGGCGAATACGAGTTGCTGCAGGTCTTCGTCACCCATCCGAACCGGGTGCTGTCCCGGGACGAGCTGATGAATCACCTCTATGGCCGCGATTCCGGTCCCTTCGACCGCGCGGTGGATGTGCAGGTCGGCCGCCTGCGGCGCAAGATCGAGCCCGACCCGGCTGCGCCCACGCTGATCAAGTCGGTGCGCGGCGCAGGCTACATGTTCAGCGACACGGTGCAGCGGGAGTAA
- a CDS encoding ATP-binding protein, whose protein sequence is MANAGIAENELMLRTLFDTVPDAMVVVDRSGDIVLANPQAHHLFGYVPGGLPGLAIEALLPEAVRAAHARHRERYMSHPRVRPMGAGFELTGLRRNGDTFPVEVALSPIGQELFAASIRDISETQRVRQALQHARYHGYLAQLGRLVLESNRDESARTAVPALIAEALGVEAAAVAVGLPDGEALPIRASHGVPARLADALPEAFASDRLSERLAEFRSTGIWTLSRSPADDLPALRATLDAHGFADMAIVPLLDRLKPTGALLAFSTQPDNCDDDKSNFLRLAAHILAAAIQRSRSEEQLAHVHRLDALGQLSGGIAHDFNNMLTIISGNLQMLDAEQAGGQGAHPLIESALRAVDHGAALTRKLLGFSRQQALSPRALRPQRVLAELGEMLAHTLGERVRLSTDCAADVPAVLADPNELETALVNLALNARDAMPDGGALRITARARPTPPEGPDGLPPGSYVAFTVADTGTGMSRDVLKRAMDPFFTTKTAGKGTGLGLSMVYGFVRQSGGRVRIESMPGQGTRVELLLPTSPMPPQEEEESDAAPDAAVRRDPPRVLVVEDEPDVRRVAMGLLRALGYEPVEAASASQALARLHEDPTIRLMFSDVALGNGHTGFELVREARMMRPGLAVLLTSGYEQAAAGAAAAQRDGIQLLRKPYRQSQLAEAVTRALEGKVR, encoded by the coding sequence ATGGCCAACGCCGGCATCGCCGAAAACGAACTCATGTTGCGGACGCTTTTCGACACGGTGCCCGACGCCATGGTGGTGGTCGACCGCAGCGGCGACATCGTGCTGGCCAATCCGCAGGCCCACCACCTGTTCGGCTATGTACCCGGCGGCCTGCCCGGCCTGGCCATCGAGGCGCTGCTGCCGGAAGCCGTGCGCGCAGCGCATGCCCGGCATCGCGAGCGCTACATGAGCCATCCCCGGGTCCGTCCAATGGGCGCGGGCTTCGAGCTGACCGGGCTGCGACGCAACGGGGATACCTTTCCGGTGGAGGTTGCGCTGAGCCCGATCGGCCAGGAACTGTTCGCCGCCTCGATCCGCGACATCTCGGAAACCCAGCGGGTGCGACAAGCCCTGCAGCACGCCCGCTACCACGGCTACCTGGCGCAGCTGGGCCGGCTGGTGCTGGAATCGAACCGGGACGAGTCGGCGCGTACCGCCGTGCCCGCGCTGATCGCCGAAGCGCTGGGCGTGGAGGCGGCGGCGGTCGCCGTCGGCCTTCCCGACGGCGAAGCCTTGCCGATCCGCGCATCCCACGGGGTGCCTGCGCGGCTGGCGGATGCTCTGCCCGAAGCCTTCGCCAGCGACCGGTTGTCCGAACGCCTGGCCGAGTTCCGGTCGACCGGCATCTGGACGCTCTCGCGCAGTCCGGCGGACGACCTGCCGGCGTTGCGCGCGACGCTGGATGCCCACGGCTTCGCGGACATGGCGATCGTGCCGCTGCTCGACCGGCTCAAGCCCACCGGCGCCCTGCTCGCCTTCTCCACCCAGCCGGACAACTGCGACGACGACAAGTCGAACTTCCTGCGGCTGGCCGCCCACATCCTGGCTGCGGCGATCCAGCGCAGCCGCAGCGAGGAGCAACTCGCCCATGTCCATCGCCTCGACGCCCTGGGCCAGCTCAGCGGGGGCATCGCGCACGACTTCAACAACATGCTCACCATCATCTCGGGGAATCTGCAGATGCTGGATGCCGAGCAGGCCGGCGGCCAGGGAGCGCATCCGTTGATCGAAAGCGCGTTGCGGGCGGTCGATCACGGCGCCGCGCTCACCCGCAAGCTGCTGGGGTTCTCACGCCAGCAGGCACTGTCCCCGCGCGCGCTGCGCCCGCAGCGCGTGCTCGCCGAGCTGGGCGAGATGCTCGCCCACACCCTGGGCGAGCGCGTCCGGCTCAGCACGGACTGCGCCGCGGACGTACCGGCGGTGCTCGCCGACCCCAACGAACTGGAGACCGCGCTGGTGAACCTCGCGCTCAACGCCCGCGATGCCATGCCGGACGGAGGAGCGCTGCGGATCACCGCCCGCGCGCGCCCGACGCCACCCGAGGGGCCGGATGGACTGCCACCGGGCAGCTACGTCGCTTTTACCGTGGCGGATACCGGCACCGGCATGTCGCGGGATGTGCTCAAGCGTGCGATGGACCCCTTCTTCACCACCAAGACGGCCGGCAAGGGCACTGGCCTCGGCCTGAGCATGGTCTACGGCTTCGTCAGGCAATCGGGTGGCCGGGTCAGGATCGAGAGCATGCCGGGCCAGGGGACCCGGGTCGAATTGCTGCTGCCGACCTCGCCAATGCCGCCGCAGGAAGAGGAGGAGTCCGACGCCGCCCCGGACGCCGCAGTGCGCCGGGATCCCCCGCGGGTGCTGGTGGTGGAGGACGAGCCAGACGTGCGCCGGGTGGCCATGGGATTGCTCCGTGCGCTCGGCTACGAACCGGTCGAGGCCGCCAGCGCCTCGCAGGCGCTGGCACGGCTGCATGAAGACCCGACGATCCGGCTGATGTTCTCGGACGTGGCCCTGGGCAACGGACACACCGGATTCGAGCTGGTGCGCGAGGCACGCATGATGCGGCCGGGCCTGGCCGTGCTGCTGACGTCCGGATACGAGCAGGCGGCCGCGGGGGCCGCGGCGGCGCAGCGTGACGGCATCCAGCTCCTGCGCAAGCCGTACCGGCAGAGCCAGCTCGCCGAGGCCGTGACCAGGGCGCTCGAAGGCAAGGTGCGCTAG
- a CDS encoding zinc-dependent alcohol dehydrogenase family protein: MRAMTLEAAGQPLVLRHHEDPVPGPGEARIRVEACGVCRTDLHLVDGELPEPALPVVPGHEVVGWVECVGPDAGGLVPGQRVGVPWLGGTCGVCDYCRGGRENLCDAPQFTGYTRPGGFASHLIARADFCIPLGEVDPVACAPLLCAGLIGWRALARTDEAATIGIYGFGAAAHLMTQIARHQGRRVLAFTRPGDHAAQDFARAHGVAWAGDSDVAPPELLDAAIIFAPSGELVPRALRAVRKGGRVVCGGIHMSDIPSMPYRWLWGERELVSVANLARSDAREFFDHARRACVSATTRRYRLEQANEALDDLRHGRFEGSAVLVP, from the coding sequence ATGCGTGCCATGACGCTTGAAGCGGCGGGACAGCCGCTGGTGCTGCGCCATCACGAGGATCCCGTGCCGGGACCTGGCGAGGCACGGATTCGCGTCGAGGCCTGCGGCGTATGCCGCACCGACCTGCATCTGGTCGACGGCGAGCTGCCGGAGCCGGCCCTGCCGGTCGTTCCCGGGCACGAGGTGGTCGGGTGGGTCGAGTGCGTGGGGCCGGATGCCGGCGGGCTGGTTCCGGGCCAGCGCGTGGGCGTGCCCTGGCTGGGAGGGACCTGCGGCGTATGCGACTACTGCCGCGGTGGGCGCGAGAATCTCTGCGACGCGCCGCAGTTCACCGGCTATACGCGGCCCGGCGGCTTTGCCAGTCACCTGATCGCCCGCGCCGACTTCTGCATCCCGCTGGGCGAGGTCGATCCGGTGGCCTGTGCGCCGCTGCTGTGCGCGGGGCTGATCGGCTGGCGCGCGCTGGCCCGGACCGACGAGGCCGCCACGATCGGCATCTACGGCTTTGGCGCAGCGGCGCACCTGATGACCCAGATCGCGCGCCACCAGGGGCGTCGCGTGCTGGCGTTCACCCGGCCGGGGGACCATGCGGCACAGGATTTCGCCCGCGCGCACGGCGTCGCCTGGGCCGGAGATTCCGACGTGGCGCCGCCCGAGTTGCTCGACGCGGCGATCATCTTCGCGCCCAGCGGGGAGCTCGTGCCCCGGGCCCTGCGTGCGGTGCGCAAGGGCGGGCGCGTGGTCTGCGGTGGCATCCACATGTCCGATATTCCGTCGATGCCCTACCGGTGGCTGTGGGGGGAGCGGGAACTGGTGTCAGTGGCCAACCTGGCCCGGTCGGACGCGCGGGAGTTCTTCGACCATGCAAGGCGCGCCTGCGTGAGCGCCACCACGCGGCGCTATCGACTGGAGCAGGCGAACGAGGCGCTGGACGACCTGCGCCACGGCCGCTTCGAGGGTTCCGCCGTGCTGGTGCCGTGA
- a CDS encoding universal stress protein, whose amino-acid sequence MYDILVNTINFETWSRDAQYGIRLAALVHGSVTGLYAYPPPLYAAPEFGTPEVIETVVGMSRILEASALGAEAAFVAWAKSLGVEQAAWVVVQGDLRDVLSRIACWHDLLVVERDEDRTWSTPEDLAGLILSVGLPCIVVPPRPVGEVSLARIAIAWNGAPEAIRAVHSALPLLRRADDVLLLRGAPRETLRDIAWKPPFDIDAYLNRHGIQPRSLDLNAAGRGIGEVLLEHAGRFDADLLVMGAFGRSRFSERVLGGATRHVLWKASLPVLFHH is encoded by the coding sequence ATGTACGACATCCTCGTCAACACCATCAACTTCGAGACCTGGTCCCGCGATGCCCAGTACGGCATCCGGCTGGCCGCCCTCGTGCACGGCTCGGTCACCGGGCTGTACGCCTATCCGCCACCGCTTTACGCCGCGCCCGAATTCGGCACGCCCGAAGTGATCGAGACGGTGGTCGGGATGTCGCGGATACTCGAAGCGAGCGCGCTCGGTGCCGAAGCGGCATTCGTCGCGTGGGCGAAAAGCCTCGGGGTGGAGCAGGCCGCCTGGGTGGTGGTGCAGGGCGATCTGCGCGACGTGCTCTCGCGGATCGCCTGCTGGCATGACCTGCTCGTCGTGGAGCGGGATGAGGACCGGACCTGGTCCACTCCCGAGGACCTGGCCGGGCTGATCCTCTCGGTCGGGTTGCCGTGCATCGTAGTGCCGCCGCGACCGGTCGGCGAGGTCTCGCTGGCCCGCATCGCGATTGCGTGGAACGGCGCGCCCGAGGCGATCCGCGCGGTGCACTCGGCGTTGCCGCTGCTGAGACGGGCAGACGACGTGCTGCTGTTGCGAGGTGCACCCAGGGAGACCCTTCGCGATATCGCCTGGAAGCCGCCCTTCGACATCGATGCCTATCTCAACCGGCACGGAATCCAGCCGCGCTCACTGGATCTGAATGCCGCTGGCCGCGGGATCGGCGAGGTGCTGCTGGAGCATGCGGGCCGGTTCGATGCGGATCTGCTGGTGATGGGGGCGTTCGGGCGGAGCCGTTTCAGCGAGCGGGTGCTCGGCGGCGCCACCCGGCACGTGTTGTGGAAGGCGTCGCTGCCCGTGCTGTTCCATCACTGA
- a CDS encoding universal stress protein translates to MRDIVVHSPDFRHWPATVRYAAQLAADTRAGLTGLYIAAPTVALPGPPQLAQEALAYAQDELQQAVLAGPAFAAWATTLGVREARWQVAQGPAADALVLAGQWNDVVILQGNVPPCSVDERLVLETLLSGVGCILVPSAGFSPGRVARAVVAWDSSLASHRALHGALPLLVDATAVALLQPPPERRPGRPLFDPASHLRSRGVNVTRIETVGEADEDAGEHLLAIAAEERADLLVLGASGCRRPGGCSFGATTRVVLSRSHLPLYLRH, encoded by the coding sequence GTGCGCGACATCGTCGTCCACAGCCCGGATTTCCGGCATTGGCCAGCCACCGTGCGTTACGCCGCACAGCTCGCCGCGGACACCCGCGCCGGACTGACCGGCCTGTACATCGCCGCGCCGACCGTGGCCCTGCCGGGCCCGCCACAACTGGCGCAGGAGGCGCTTGCCTACGCACAGGACGAACTCCAGCAGGCGGTGCTCGCCGGACCGGCCTTTGCCGCCTGGGCAACCACGCTCGGCGTGCGCGAAGCGCGCTGGCAGGTCGCACAGGGGCCGGCGGCGGACGCGCTGGTGTTGGCCGGCCAATGGAACGACGTGGTGATCCTGCAGGGCAACGTGCCGCCCTGCTCCGTCGACGAACGCCTGGTGCTGGAGACCCTGCTGTCCGGCGTGGGATGCATCCTGGTGCCCTCTGCCGGCTTTTCGCCCGGTCGCGTGGCGCGTGCCGTGGTGGCCTGGGACAGCAGCCTTGCGTCGCACCGCGCCCTGCATGGCGCCCTGCCGCTGCTGGTCGACGCGACGGCGGTCGCCCTGCTGCAGCCGCCGCCGGAGCGGCGACCAGGCCGCCCGTTGTTCGATCCGGCCTCGCACCTGCGATCGCGCGGCGTGAACGTGACCCGCATCGAGACCGTGGGCGAGGCCGACGAAGACGCGGGCGAACATCTGCTGGCCATCGCCGCCGAGGAGCGGGCCGACCTGTTGGTGCTCGGCGCCAGCGGATGCCGGCGTCCGGGTGGCTGCAGCTTCGGCGCCACCACGCGGGTGGTGCTGTCGCGCAGCCATCTGCCGCTCTATCTCCGGCACTAG
- a CDS encoding HPF/RaiA family ribosome-associated protein — MSFLIEVSFLDMRPSKALYEDISRHALQLEHFAPTLTDCRITVRHTEARHRTGNHYRVLARVSLPGAQFEARRETGNDTHADVHVAVRDTFAALRRQLQDFLQVRRGEVKHHERPDAR; from the coding sequence ATGAGTTTCCTGATCGAAGTGAGCTTCCTCGACATGCGGCCGTCCAAGGCGTTGTACGAAGACATCTCGCGCCACGCGCTGCAGCTGGAACACTTCGCTCCCACACTGACCGACTGCCGGATCACGGTGCGCCATACCGAGGCGCGCCACCGCACCGGGAACCACTATCGCGTGCTCGCCCGGGTGAGCCTGCCCGGCGCCCAGTTCGAGGCGAGACGAGAGACCGGCAACGACACCCATGCCGACGTCCACGTGGCGGTGCGCGACACCTTTGCCGCGCTGCGGCGCCAACTGCAGGACTTCCTCCAGGTGCGCCGTGGCGAGGTGAAGCACCACGAGCGACCCGATGCACGATGA
- a CDS encoding host attachment protein: protein MTSTWILVADAARARVFESERRGGPWTVVSCLANPDGRAPGRDATTERAPRTMESVGSARHAIEPHTTLRDKSSERFARMLRDELDRGCTERRCEQLVLVAPPRFLGTLHGVLDKALRERISGELQNDFTALEELDVRERVMRELPV from the coding sequence ATGACATCGACCTGGATCCTGGTGGCGGATGCGGCCCGCGCGAGGGTGTTCGAATCGGAGCGGCGCGGCGGTCCGTGGACGGTGGTGTCGTGCCTTGCCAATCCGGACGGGAGGGCCCCGGGCCGCGACGCCACCACCGAGCGTGCGCCACGCACCATGGAGAGCGTGGGCTCGGCGCGCCACGCGATCGAACCGCATACGACCCTGCGCGACAAGAGCAGCGAGCGCTTCGCGCGCATGCTGCGTGACGAGCTTGATCGCGGTTGCACCGAGCGTCGCTGCGAGCAACTGGTGCTGGTGGCCCCGCCACGCTTCCTCGGCACGCTGCACGGCGTGCTGGACAAGGCGCTGCGCGAACGGATCAGCGGCGAGCTGCAGAACGACTTCACCGCGCTGGAGGAACTGGACGTCCGCGAGCGCGTGATGCGCGAACTGCCGGTCTGA
- a CDS encoding Hsp20/alpha crystallin family protein, producing MSTLTHWNPFKSPARIDPLAGFPLGAFDDVFRPMANRAFWRDVDMIPEMRLDVSEKDEAYVVKADIPGVDKNDIEISVDGGQVAISAEARHSSEKKENEHALVNERYVGRVFRAFSLPAEVDSSKAEARYEGGVLTLTLPKKPNGSSQRIAVK from the coding sequence ATGAGCACCCTCACACACTGGAACCCCTTCAAGAGTCCCGCCCGCATCGATCCGCTCGCCGGTTTTCCGCTCGGCGCCTTCGACGACGTGTTCCGTCCGATGGCCAACCGGGCGTTCTGGCGCGACGTGGACATGATCCCGGAGATGCGCCTGGACGTGTCCGAAAAAGACGAAGCCTACGTGGTCAAGGCCGATATCCCCGGCGTCGACAAGAACGACATCGAGATCTCGGTGGACGGCGGCCAGGTGGCGATCAGTGCGGAAGCCAGGCACAGCAGCGAAAAGAAGGAGAACGAGCATGCGCTGGTGAACGAACGCTACGTCGGACGCGTCTTCCGCGCCTTCAGCCTGCCGGCCGAAGTCGACAGCAGCAAGGCCGAGGCGCGCTACGAGGGTGGCGTGCTCACGCTGACCCTGCCGAAGAAGCCGAATGGAAGCAGTCAGCGCATCGCGGTGAAATGA
- a CDS encoding (2Fe-2S)-binding protein: MSQRKPPQPPLGDVTAPAVSISRRGFLQMVGVTGAASTLGLGGHALAATAMAHLPPDAPGKDGDGTVTVKLTVNGQPRSLTVDPRTTLLDALREHLVLTGTKKGCDHGQCGACTVHVNGRRVNACLSLLAMHEGDHVTTIEGLGAPGRLHPMQQAFLEHDGYQCGYCTSGQIMSAVAMLDEPWAADDAAMKEAMAGNICRCGAYPNIHAAIRRVRKG; the protein is encoded by the coding sequence ATGTCCCAGCGCAAGCCACCCCAGCCGCCTCTGGGCGACGTCACCGCCCCCGCCGTTTCGATCAGCCGCCGCGGCTTCCTGCAGATGGTCGGCGTCACCGGCGCGGCCTCCACCCTGGGCCTGGGCGGTCACGCCCTGGCCGCCACCGCGATGGCGCACCTGCCGCCGGACGCGCCGGGCAAGGACGGCGACGGCACGGTCACCGTGAAGCTGACCGTCAACGGCCAGCCGCGCTCGCTCACCGTCGATCCGCGCACCACCCTGCTCGACGCGCTGCGCGAGCACCTCGTGCTCACCGGCACCAAGAAGGGCTGCGACCACGGCCAGTGCGGCGCCTGCACGGTGCACGTCAACGGACGCCGGGTAAATGCCTGCCTCAGCCTGCTGGCGATGCACGAGGGCGACCACGTCACCACCATCGAGGGGCTGGGTGCGCCCGGGCGGCTGCACCCGATGCAGCAGGCCTTCCTCGAGCACGACGGCTACCAGTGCGGCTACTGCACCTCCGGCCAGATCATGTCGGCGGTGGCGATGCTGGACGAGCCGTGGGCCGCCGACGACGCGGCCATGAAGGAGGCGATGGCCGGCAACATCTGCCGTTGCGGCGCCTACCCGAACATCCATGCCGCGATCCGCCGGGTCCGCAAGGGCTGA
- a CDS encoding FAD binding domain-containing protein codes for MQAFTFLRATDARQAIDAGARSPTAQQGASVRFVAGGTTLLDLMKLHVETPQQVVDINHLPLDRIERTPDGGLKIGALARNSDVANHAEVKRDYAVLSQALLAGASAQLRNMATTGGNLLQRTRCMYFRDEHMPCNKRQPGSGCPAIGGANRTLAILGTSDHCIATNPSDQNVALAALEARIAIHGAHGERIVPIADFFLLPGDTPDRETVMQPGDLITHVLLPPPQAGTRSHYLKLRDRASYEFALASAAVVLGVDGGRIQHARVALGGVGTRPWRAPEAERALLGQPATPASFAAAATAALRDARPQSGNGFKVELARRCLVHALTTVATA; via the coding sequence ATGCAGGCCTTCACCTTCCTCCGCGCCACCGACGCCCGCCAGGCGATCGACGCCGGCGCCCGTTCCCCCACCGCCCAGCAGGGCGCCAGCGTGCGCTTCGTCGCCGGCGGCACCACCCTGCTCGACCTGATGAAGCTGCACGTGGAAACGCCGCAGCAGGTGGTGGACATCAACCACCTGCCGCTGGACCGGATCGAGCGCACGCCCGACGGCGGCCTGAAGATCGGCGCGCTGGCGCGCAACAGCGACGTCGCCAACCACGCCGAGGTGAAGCGCGACTACGCGGTGCTGTCGCAGGCGCTGCTGGCCGGCGCCTCGGCGCAGCTGCGCAACATGGCGACCACCGGCGGCAACCTGCTGCAGCGCACGCGCTGCATGTACTTCCGCGACGAGCACATGCCGTGCAACAAGCGCCAGCCCGGCAGCGGCTGTCCGGCGATCGGCGGCGCCAACCGCACGCTGGCGATCCTGGGCACCAGCGACCACTGCATCGCCACCAACCCCAGCGACCAGAACGTGGCGCTGGCCGCGCTGGAAGCACGCATCGCGATCCACGGCGCGCACGGCGAGCGCATCGTGCCGATCGCCGATTTCTTCCTGCTCCCTGGCGACACGCCCGACCGCGAGACGGTGATGCAGCCGGGCGACCTGATCACCCACGTGCTGCTGCCGCCGCCGCAGGCCGGCACGCGCTCGCACTATCTCAAGCTGCGCGACCGCGCCTCGTACGAGTTCGCGCTGGCCTCGGCCGCGGTGGTGCTGGGCGTGGACGGCGGGCGCATCCAGCACGCCCGCGTGGCACTGGGCGGGGTCGGCACGCGCCCGTGGCGCGCGCCCGAAGCCGAACGTGCCCTGCTCGGCCAGCCGGCGACGCCGGCCAGCTTTGCCGCGGCCGCGACCGCGGCGCTGCGCGACGCCCGCCCGCAGAGCGGGAACGGCTTCAAGGTGGAGCTGGCCCGGCGCTGCCTGGTGCACGCCCTCACCACCGTAGCCACCGCCTGA